A stretch of DNA from Sylvia atricapilla isolate bSylAtr1 chromosome 3, bSylAtr1.pri, whole genome shotgun sequence:
AGATTCCACTCCTCCCTAGTGAGCACAGGCCCTTACAGtcagaatattttccttgcCTTGCTCCCTCAGGGAAGAAGTTAATTTCACTGACCTTTTCACTAAAGCACAGCTTCTTAGTACTGCCTCAGATCCTGTTGTGGCAGCTGCACCACAGACTGAACCAGATGAGAAGGTTACAACAGCGAGAATCTGGTGGAAATTATTTGAGAAATTTGCATGAGGGAACTGTGAAGCAGCGTGGGATGTTAACCTGATAAAACACATAGAGAGACTTGCTGCCAGGTCTACCAATAAGTGCATGTTGTGGGCAAAGGTGAAAGCTGGAACAATGGAGCAGTGGAAAAAGTGTGAGGGAGGGGTGGAGAGAGGCTGCCATCAGGAGTCATGGAGTGGGGCAGAGGTCAGGTGGTGAGGCAGGGGCTGTAGAAGCTTACCTGGCTGGGCAAGTTAAGGTTCTTCCTACAATGCTGAGTAACAGAAGTCTTTTAGATGTGAAACCTGCCTTTTGTGtgagtctgtgtgtgtgtgcgtgtgtgaCAGTCTTCCCTATCACACTCACCTTCGGTGGTCTGCACCATTTTCCATTCTGAGAATCACACAGAACTcgactgatttttttttttagcagcagagttttcagaaacagaagtCACTGTcatggaaaggagaggaaggacacattttctgaactgctgctgctgtgcccatcTTCCTTGGCGCTGTTTAAAGTATTCCATCCTAGCCAGTTCTTGTGGGCAGTGCAATCATTTGTTACTCATTTCCTTTGAAGTTGGCTTGAACTTCACTCTTTTGCCCACACAAAAATGTAACAGAGATGAAAAGCTGAGGAAATACTGATAAATGCCACTTTGACTTGGAAGTACCTGGCTCCATGGAACTAAGGTGTTcttgcagggctgagcaggccCTGCCGTTTTGGTAACAGTTCAATATTGAGTATGGTTAAACTTGGGCAAGTTTTGCTGTTTGGGTGTACTCGGGATTTCTTGCTGCAGGGATGTATCATTCCCAGTcatcctctgcagcagaaaaactgaGTGAGCTCTACACACCGGATGAGCAGAGGTCAGAGAGGCTGAAGTGACTTGCCCTGGGGTCACTTGCTGAACCTTTCCTGGTGTGGGCAAGGGCCTTTATGGCTGGTGGAGCTCTGATGTCCTTTCATGTGTCAAACACACTCCTCATGGTCTTCGCTGTGTGTATTTAGAAACAAGTTTCCAAAGTTTTGGTTCAATACTCAAGGTTGGGACCTCCCCTGTCATTTGAGGACTCAGTGGAATGGCTGGATTTTATGTCATAGTGGGTTTTCCTGGAGGAATGAGGTCCTGGGCACACCTGACAATCCTTCAGTTTGCACCTGGTTATATTTGAAGCTGTAGCATGATGAGTTTTTGAGgacctgctttttaaaattattggcAAACACCGATCTACCTAGTTCTATCTCTGGACAAAATTAATCATCAAAACTACTGCCCAGTGCAAAAGATTGTGGTTTATTTGCCTGCtgaaaacaggtattttttctccctgcctgctcaATTTCAGTCTTAAATTGTGCTTCAGGAGTATGACTCGTGGTGTTGTCTGAGGGACGAGCAGGACGTGGTGCTGAGGGGTCTAAGGAAGCCTCTTGAGAGCCCTTTGGAGCAGCATGAAGAACATCATTACTACCCAGCCTGAGAGGCACAGTGCTCATGATGGCAGCTGTTCCCATGCCAGTGCTGGCCACTGGTGCCATCGTCCACTCAGGGGTGGCAGAACAGTGGTGTGAAAGTGAGGAATCTGCGTTTTTCCGGAGAGGAAGCTGATTAGGAAGATGCTGCTTGTTCCCTGCTTGGTCAGTGCTGGAATATCTGCCGGTAGGTGGCAATGCTGTCCAGCTGGAATGtcacagaaatcttttttttttacctttggaGGTTGGCTTTGCACTTTCTTATTCTGAAACCCTATAATTAGCCTGCGAATACCTAATGATGGTTGTTTATGGGGAACGTGTGTTAGTGCTGTCCCATGAATTTAATCCAGTCTTTGTTCCTTTCTTGCCCTTGGCTGCGCTGAGGACAGACAATGGTCTCTTCTGCTGGTGCTTGTGTGCcaaaggcagaaggaagccTTTAACTTCTCAGTAACTGAATGCAACAGGAGCAAGTTGCTGAGAGCCAGCAGGGGCCTGGAAGTGCATCACCCTACCTATGACTGCTGAGTtcttcagaaactgcactctgctcttctccatcTCCTAAATACCAGTGCCAGAATATAGAAAGAACACTCACCAACATGAGTATTTCAGTGTCACTGCTTCATAGCACATCTAGTTATTTAAATAGTCTTCAGACCAAATTAAGTGCAATTTGTTGCTTTAGGCAACCTGACACTGGAAAGAATCAGGTTGGAAAAGTACTGTAGATGGACTGTGACCTGATAGATGCCTCAGGATACAGCATTGTGAACACTAAACAGATGTAATAGTAATTACATTCTGAGAGCAGACACTCTGATGTCAAAAACACAGAAGCTCTTTTCCTCACTTTGGTGTCTCTGTCCTGGGTTAGATAACATTTATTTGGTAAAGGCAATATGTGTCTGTGGCTAAAATATAGAGGTAAAATGCTATAATCTGTGGGATAATCCTAGCCAGGACCCTAACAATTTATAATATTATGAAGTGTCCAGTGACAAGTGTGTACAGTGAGTTCTTGTAGGCCCCTTTCTCacttttctgttgtgttttttaagATCTCAGCCTGTAAGGATTTTCCCTTAGTCTGAGAATATCTTTGTGCagcaaatgcacagaaaatacaTGGAGACCTGGGCCCAAGACTCAGCACCCAGGGCCAGCAGAGCATCTTTCTGATGTAAGCCAGCTTGAGACATGGCTTGTTTGACCACGCAAAGGGAACAAGAGGTCCCTTGTGCCCACAGCCCACACACAGACAGCAGTaccagggaaaggcaggcaCTGAAATTACGATGtctctgctggcacaggtgAGTGGAACTGAGGGAGGCCTAATAGTCCTTCTTCTGTTGCAGGGCACAACCAAAAAAGCTGTGATGGATGCAGTCCAGTTCTTCTAACAATGCTTTTTGGGCAGAACTACAGTACCATATGCTTTGGCGGGGAGGTGTAGCAGAACACAGGAATATCAGAGTGGCCATTCAGTCAAACTGTAGTTTTCCTTCTAGGAGAGGGCCATAGCAATGTCTGGGGGAAGTAGGGTAAGCAGCAACACAGATTTGCTTGTCCACAGCTTCTGGCAAGGAGTAGCTCAAGCCCTGTGCTTGAGCACTGTGGTTTACTAACCCCCTGTACTCACACGGTCTCCTTTTGGAACCACTCATCTGTCCGATGTGCAGAATGTGCTAAGCAATGCAATTCATGCTTCACTAATACCTcatgtgggggaaaaaaggttcCCTTTTGTTAAACACATGCATGCTTTGTATATATAATGCTTAGCACAGGGAGTCCTGAGCCATCTGGGGCCATCTGCTGATATTAAAGTGTTCCAGTACACAGGATCAGGTATGGAATCAACAGAGTGACTCAAAAGTCACTGGAGACAAAACACCCATTTTGTCTCCCATATCATCTCCTTTTGTGGTAATACTGGTTAATGTAAGACGTGCTTGGAAGCACATTGATGAAGACTTCCATTCAAGGTTGTATCTGCAGCCCGTGTAGTTTCAGAGAACTTCAGACCTTTGCAATTGCTTAATCCTGGTTATTTATCACCTTATATCTTGAGATCTGATTGTAGAGGTAGCAAGATAGAAGGTGGGCAGTTGCATGTGTAGCCTGTAGAGAGAGGATGGAGGGGTTTTTGTTTAAATCAAGTGCCTTTACCATTTGTGCCTTCCTGCTTTGATACATACACAGTAGGGTAGTGGAACAGCTGTTGTGTTTGGCTAGATATAGACAGATTATATTTCAGGAGATCTTTAATTAAAGACAACAAGTACAAATAAATTGGTTTATATTCCACAGCTTTGCTTTAATTCTCCAAGGTTCTGTGTTGAAATGTATAAACAGTGCAGTGTCAGCAGACAGGTATTTCCCTCAGAGCTTACTCCAATTCCCCATGGCATGACAGCTGCCTGAACTCTGTGCTGATGTGGGTGAGGaacctcagctcctgcctgcacatCCCTTCTGGCTGACACGGCCCGTGGCCAGGCTCATCTCTAGaagccacaggagcagggctgcacagcctcCCTGTGAGAGCAGTGGCTCTAAGGAGTGCTGACCCCCAGAAGCTGAGCAGtgtgcctgagctgctgccattAATTATTAGAAGGTATAGCAAGTCTAGGACTGCTTTTTACTGGGTGTGACAACGTCCTTTGGACAGCACAACACTGTCAGCAACGGGGCAACAGTGATGCTCTGAGCTGATACTGAAAGCCTTGCTCAGTTCTGAAGAAATGTTTGAGGATTTAGAATGGTTCTTGTTCggttctcttttgtttgttagtGATGATGTGCTGCTAGTTAACCTTTCATTCTCAAAGCATTAAGACACAGGATGAGCTCTCAGGAGGTGCTAAAAACAGATCAGAGGGTCTcatcaggatttttttgttgtttttacaCTAGAAGGTAGTGCAGGCcaggagaagcagagctgtAGTCAGACAGTTACCAAGGAGGACCTGATCTTCACACTCCACAAGTTTCATGAGAGTTTATTTCAGACCACCATTAGTCCAGATTTGTGGTTTGTGAGCCACCTGCAATGGATCATTTGGGTTGGCTTTAGCCAGAAACAATCGGGTTAGCCTGCTGTGTGTGCCCAGTGCCATGGACCATAGCACAGTAGGTGGGGACAGTCAGGAGTTTCATGTTCCTCATTTGAACTGACACTAATATAGCCATGCCAAATGTGGAATTGGGACAAGGCAAACATGAGTGCAGAGTTGTTGCTGCATGCTGAGACCAAAGGATCATTTAAGGTTAAGTCTACAGCATTTCTAAGAAAAATGAACACCACAAGCAGTGCAGCAGTTGTGCACCCTGAtcacctcccagctctgcttcagtACTTGCTGCTGCATGCACAATGCAGGAGCTCACAGTCAGTCTCCaagcagctggctgcaggcaaACATGGTACTACTTCTACCCCTGTAAGAGCACCATATAGCATGGAGTAAGAATAGATTTCTCACCGCTTGGTATCTGAATATCCCTCCATCATCAGTTCCTACCATGTGCCCAGTGTAGCTTCCAGAAGTGGTACAGGGAGACTGATACTGTTCAAGAGTTTGCATTACATTTTATTGCAGAATTAGAAATGAGAGGTAAGTTGAGGCAAAACAACTGTCACAAGGACTGCCACAGCCTGGCCTCCATAACATGCAGGGCTTTGACCAAAGGTCAGATCTGTCTCCCTTTGCTGCACGAGAATGGTGTCTGCCAGCTGGAAGTTGTTTATGAAGGGCACAGCACGATCACAGGCTGCTGTGATAGTGTGAACACCCTTCAGTGATTTCCCTGGCTTAGTACATTGCTGCAGGGAGGTTACTTACTGCTGATTCCCCTTAAGAAAGAGTGAGCATACTACTGACACTGTGCTGTAACAAAGGGTTTTGTGGCAGTGTGTCAGAATGTCCCATGTGTCCCAGCAGTCCATCAAACATCACATCGATGCGGTCAATACTGAAAGTGTCAAACAGAACATAAGTGCAAATAATATGAATACAGAGCTGCAGCATGAAATTCATGAACTCATCTCAGCCTTCAGTACTGTACCGTGGCTagcaaatatataaaaaaaatatggctGACTTTTTTCCAAACTAGAATTGTTTCTGGGAATTGCTGGTGACACCCTTGCTAGAGATCCTACATCTTCTAGACAGCTAAGGCTATGCTAAGTATGTCAAGCCTTGGTTTTTACTTCCTCTACACAGTCACATTACTTCACAAGGACATATGGCTGAAAAACACTAAGCTGATTGTCAGAAGGCTTTAAACTCTCTCTCATTGACCTCGAGTTGAAATAGCCTGTCCCAAACTGGATGCTGTATTTGGAAGCCCTGACTTTTTGATTAAAAGTGAGCTGCTTTCTGTCCCTAGGAGGGTTGCTGCCAGCAATGTTTACCAAGGGGTAGAAACTAGCCTGGTGCTAGTAAGAAAGCCTTACTTACATAGAAAATCTTACATAGCCcagaggggagagaggaagagtCAGAATCTCAGGCTCAGAGAGCCCTTACAGGGTTGATCTTGATCTTTGTTTTAAGCTGCCTTCCTCCATCTCTGGAAGAAACTGCACATTTCTAGTCTAGGATAGATTTCATGTACTGGAATTCTTCCCAGAACTGGCACAGCTTCAAAGGGTTTTAATCTTGGCTATAGAACCCACATGCTGTTGCAAAGATCCCCAGGGAAAAATAGCTGGAAACGGACAAAAGAACAACAAAGCTCCTGGGTCCTCCAGGAGGCTGTACCCCACTGAGATGATTCCCCAAAAGCCAGTCATAGAAGCAAACCCTCTCTTTGTTCCCCATCTCCAATTGGTCACCACAAAGCATCCTAGCCCTTGGGTTCTCCGCAGGACACTTGACTTTTCACAATGTGCCCTACTGTTCCCTTTGCTGCTGAGAGCTCTCCCTACAGATGCTGAGTTAGGGCCTTAGCAGCTTTTCCTTAGTGgcattttcctgtctcttcaaGGTCTCAGAAGAACCTTCATCTGCCAGAGCACTTCAGTCActtacagcagcagaaagttCACATGATCTCAACTGTTGCCACTGTACAGAGAGCCCTGGAAAGGAATGCTGAGTCCCTTCACCCTTTCCTTTACAGGGATATTCTACTTCAGCCCTCTGTTAGGCTTGGCCATAAACATTGATTTCACCCCACTGATTTATTTCTGGGGTGTAGGGAGGTGCACTTAGCTCAGCAACACTGAGCGCTGAGGCCCCAGAACAGCACTTGACACAGCACTGAGGAATCCACCTGTGTGTCTACACAGCAGGTTGATAAATTTCTATCTACTCTGCAGGTGCAAGGTTCAGGGGGTTCTGCCTGCACAAAAGAGAAAGTACCCAAGAAACTTGAACATGCATAAACTGGTGGTTGTGGAACATGATTGGTCTTTAGCCTCAAAAACCTTGGGTCTGTTTCTACTCAGGTTGCATTGTGAACTGTCAGCAAAAAAGGGGATCAAGAGCAGTGCTGAGGTTACCTGTGAAGTTTGTTGTAGCACTGAGAAGGGCTATTAGCTGGAAAAGGAAGTGCAGTTCCAAATCAGATACTAGCTTTAACTCACAAGCCTGATCCTGCAAGCCTCACTCATTTAAGTGGCTGTCTTGCTTTCAGCAAGATTGGTCcatccagcagctctcagtAGCTTGAGCCAAAAGTTCTTATAGATAACTACAtccaggctggaggggaaagggagaagacaGACATAGCAAAACTAATTCATTTTCCACAAGaaagcagtaataaaaatgAGATAGTAAGTGAGCCTGGCCCTTAAGGTTACTGAATAGCTACTGAGTTAAAGGAAAGGCTACCATGTTTGTTATAAATGGTGTCACAGACTGCAGGCATCAGCAGTGCTCACTACGGACACAGCTTCCAAGACAGAGACAGGCAGGgaaagagagatggaaaaaaagaagaaacagtagAGTTTAAAAAGGGTTAACTGGAATTTTGAAATATCAGTGTCTAAAAACCTTATTCAGTACAGAGTCAGAAATCCTTGGTGTTCCGAAATTCTGGCATGCTCCAAACCCTCCTGTTGGGCTGGGTGCCCCGTTCCACATCCTCAGAGATGGTCTTGATGTCACTGATGAATGGGGAAATCCTGGAGCGAGATTTAAATGTTGTTAAGGAGAGGCTGGTTCTGTTCTTTGTGTTCCATTGCTTTGCAAGCTTCTtggcctcttcctcctctttgaTCTTCtcagcagcttcctgcaggaCGGAGCGGAAGAGCCGGGATACTTCCTGCGCTTCTGGTTCGTACTCTGCCACAACTTGCCTGAACCTGGAAGCACAGTCAAGGCACAGCTTTGATTAAAGACATCAAATTACAGATTGCTGCCAAATCGCTGTGCTAGGCTTGGAACTTGCACTTTCCTGCTAAATGAGACTCCCTGGACTGAAAGGAACAACAAAAAGGAGGAGCGATGAAGATACGCCCAAGGTCTTTAGAATCACAAGTAAGCCAGGGAATGTAAGGAAGCGATGAATCACTGTTTCTTATAAGCACAAGAAATAATAGGGAGAACCAAACAAAGCTAGAGGGCAAGTTTGAAACAGAAGGAAGTGCTCTTTTCACACAACACCAATTAAACCAGAACTCAGTGCTATCAAGAgcttgagaaataaaattattggaCAAGTTTGTGGAAAATGTCCCCATCACTGATGATTAAACATGATTGTCCAAATTCACGTCATTGCTCGAGGTAGTCCCTGAACTGCAGCTTACCAAAAGCTCAGGATAGACCAGGGAAAGCCCCACTAGACTTCCCCTGTTTTCCATTCTTGTTCCCAATAGCATTACCCAATGGCCTCTAGACAAAGGAAAATCCAGTCACTTTGTTTGGTAGTCTTTCAATATTCAACCTTCagtgaaataatatttcatcTTCCTATGGATTTCTGTAAGATAAAGGACTGGCTCAGCTGAAAACGTCTTGGTTGGCAGCACGATGCTGGACCTAATTAGATAACTCTGAATTACTTCAGTGCCTTCTCAGCAAAGAGCTCAAAATGGAGTTTTTTGAAATTTAGCTTAATACCAAGGAAGTGAAGCATCACCACTGTTTATTTTGCAGTTGAGGAAGAAAAGATGCAGAGCAGAACAGTTTTTCTGAAGCCACTGAATGGGCCACTGGCTGGGCAATGAAGAGATCATGCCACTCCTGACACCATGTTGGGTGAATTGTTCCCAGCCTGGAGAGTGTGGGGTCCACTCCCAAGGCTCACACACGGTCACGTAGGTATTCTGATTATTCTGTAATAGTATGCATTTGTGACAGAGGGTAATATGGCTACTCTTCTCATAAATAATCAGTCCTTAATGTAAAATTGTACCGGCAAGCAGAGTTAAACTAGTACTTCATTAAAATCCAGATATTTGTACTCCAGGGAAGCTACAGTGTATAAGGTAAgcattttgacatttttctccAATGGAACTTAACAGGGATGGAAAACAGTAGGATTGTATTTAAATAAGCAGAAGCTGATAGAGTAAGATATTGCTTCTTGGGTTTTGATAAGCCCCAGGAATGTAAGAAGGAGTTTAGCACATATGGAATTGAATTGCCTAATGGTGTGCCAAAGGACATCCAAGATAATAAGGACAGGAAGCAAGccaaagagaaagcagaaagactTTTTGCATGTTTATGTATTTTGACTCCAACTGTGGAGGCCTGAAATTGGACATGCATCATGACACCCAGCTGTATCCCTGATATTTCTCTCCCAGCAACTACTGGCAGCTATGGGTACAGTTGTGGAGACACCAGTGTTGTTTTCTGAGGGGACTCAATGTCAGCACCAAGTCCCCACCAGTGTCAAGCCAGAGCAGTTGGACACAAAACCTTCCAAAGtcaccaaaatatttcttaattgtTTCAGTTGCTTTGGATGAGTTCTAAATCCCTCTCCTTTGCCCCCTCACCAAAAACCTCTAAACTTTGAATGTTTGGGTGCAAAAAGCCTCTGAAGTGCTGTAGTTCATGCTCATATTTAAATGCTGGCACAGTGATGCCAAACTGAATTGTGCAGAGCCTGGAAGGGCAAGAGATGATCTCTTGCTGAGGGTTAGCAGACAAGAGCAGGAGCTCAGGTTTGTTGGACATTGCAAGCttcctttctgccttctgaGGAGGCATGGCAGTTGCATTATCAAAGAGcccaaaatacagttttcacaATAAATTCGTTTTTCCCTTTATCCTATTTGAAGCATAGACAAATGAATCCATAGAAACTCAAGTTTTCACGACATTCTTATTATTATATCAGGGAAAGCAGCTTCAAAGGATTTCTATTGCAGAGGTGAACAAAAATGAGTCATTCTGCTATTTTACTTCAATGTGTGTTTTAAAGTGAGGCACtgttatattatatatataaatatcatTACATCCTCCTCTTTTGTATTGGCA
This window harbors:
- the RD3 gene encoding protein RD3; this encodes MSLASWFRWNEPPNRISQRSPTEMVVETLMMELSWQIKQAEKQQRERENEYRKIKTGVDYGWLVSYPKQSYDISPGERLQLEDMCTKIHPSYCGPVILRFRQVVAEYEPEAQEVSRLFRSVLQEAAEKIKEEEEAKKLAKQWNTKNRTSLSLTTFKSRSRISPFISDIKTISEDVERGTQPNRRVWSMPEFRNTKDF